Proteins encoded in a region of the Acidobacteriota bacterium genome:
- a CDS encoding DPP IV N-terminal domain-containing protein, producing the protein MSSRADRLLVSALVVVFCGGVVVESSLAQTPAPPAPQAPPPITAADYARAEQFLGPAVNPLVVGGNVAPTWLPDERFWYRSTTATGFEYVLIDPVAMTRTPLFDHAKLAARLSAAASATFNPQRLELDALELAVDGKAVSFNVQARRWTCDVTGAGCTSAGAASTGRGAAGGGRGAGGRGGRGGAGASGNIAVASPDGKRAVFIRDWNLWVRDVASDQERQLTNDGVKYFGYATDNAGWSSSDRAIVVWSPDSTKVATFQQDEREVGEMYLVTTPTSPVGHPTLRVSKFPLPGDRVMAMIHRVVIDVDSGRVTRIQMPPDYHRATLGDDISLRDFQWSPDATQLAFASVSRDHRQATLRVADVATGAVRTVFSETVKTQYEARAGWHTLWATNEVIWYSERDNWGHLYLYDLTTGALKHQITKGDGPVMQVLRIDEKTRTIWFVAQGRDKGEDPYFRHVYRISLDGTGDTALTPDSGDHVVQLSPSGRYLIDTVSTPEREPAVSLRDDSGKRIIMPIEKADISKLLAIGWKPPIPIKMTAHDGTTDIYGLLFRPASFDPTKKYSIVNNVYPGPQTGSTGSRAFSAARGDRQALAELGFIVVTIDGMGTPGRSKAFQDAYYGAMGRDNTIPDQIAGMTQLAKQYPWIDLDRAGIWGHSGGGFATTTAMFRFPDFFKAGIAESGNHDQRLNEDDWGERYQGLVVRNPDGTDNYDAEANQNFAKNLKGHLLLAHGTMDTNVPPYQTMLIVDALIKANKDFDLLMLPNQNHGYGSASAYMMRRRWDYFVTWLRGTEPPKEYRMQAQAQAQAQAPTPTAPQSPPPLAAPTRADILRGEYGPYRANNDLLSYSLDVRVDPEKKLISGKNTIRFRMLRDDTRIQLDLVANLNVDKILLGNVELKYQREINAIFVDFPETLRKGRVYAVNFHYSGSPIETGRFGGFTFRKDPAGRHWINTSCQGPGASVWWPNKDQQRDEVENMRLSVSVPTDLVDVSNGQFLGKTDLGDGYTRYDWQIHYPINSYSVSLNIGAYVHFSDAISGLRLDFYALPEDLDKAKRQFAQAKGMLEAFQKYVGPYPFPRDGYKLIQVPYSGMEHQSAVTYGNHFANGYLERDWTGVGISTKFDFIIIHESAHEWFGNSVTAADVCDEWIHEGWGTYLEGVYVEHLFGKADALKYLNGYKTKVRNREPIITTCGISRTPPQDMYFKGALFINTLRSLVDDDRRWWNLVRGFYSRFKYQNITTGDVVTYFNANTGRNLTPIFDQYLRRTELPTLELQFDEPAGTVSYRWKADEKAFAMPVKVGRKDAWQVITPTTEWKTIALGMKVAEFDVATDLYYINVSRK; encoded by the coding sequence CGGGAACGTGGCGCCCACCTGGCTGCCCGACGAGCGGTTCTGGTACAGAAGCACGACAGCGACCGGCTTCGAGTACGTGTTGATTGACCCGGTCGCCATGACGCGCACGCCGCTTTTCGACCACGCGAAACTGGCGGCACGACTCTCGGCGGCGGCGAGTGCGACGTTCAACCCGCAGCGTCTGGAGTTGGACGCGCTCGAGCTTGCGGTCGACGGCAAGGCGGTCTCGTTCAACGTGCAAGCGCGACGTTGGACATGCGACGTGACGGGGGCTGGCTGCACATCGGCAGGAGCCGCCTCGACCGGGCGCGGGGCTGCGGGTGGGGGACGGGGTGCCGGGGGACGCGGCGGCCGGGGCGGCGCCGGCGCCTCCGGCAACATTGCGGTGGCTTCACCCGACGGGAAGCGCGCGGTCTTTATCCGCGACTGGAATCTATGGGTGCGCGACGTCGCGAGCGACCAGGAACGCCAACTCACGAACGATGGCGTGAAGTACTTCGGCTACGCCACCGACAACGCCGGCTGGAGCAGCAGCGATCGCGCGATCGTCGTCTGGTCTCCCGACTCGACGAAGGTCGCGACCTTCCAGCAGGACGAGCGAGAGGTGGGCGAGATGTACCTCGTCACGACGCCCACCAGTCCGGTTGGCCATCCGACTCTGCGCGTCTCCAAGTTTCCGCTGCCGGGCGATCGGGTGATGGCCATGATCCACCGGGTCGTCATCGACGTGGACTCCGGACGCGTCACGCGCATCCAGATGCCGCCCGACTATCACCGCGCCACCCTGGGTGACGACATTTCGCTGCGCGACTTTCAATGGAGCCCGGACGCCACTCAGTTGGCCTTCGCATCTGTCTCGCGCGATCACAGGCAGGCGACACTGCGCGTCGCCGACGTAGCGACGGGTGCCGTGCGCACGGTATTCAGCGAGACGGTCAAGACGCAGTACGAGGCACGGGCCGGCTGGCACACGCTCTGGGCCACCAACGAGGTGATCTGGTATTCCGAGCGCGACAACTGGGGCCATCTCTATCTCTACGACCTGACCACCGGTGCGCTCAAGCACCAGATCACCAAAGGCGACGGCCCGGTGATGCAGGTTCTCAGGATTGACGAGAAGACGAGGACGATCTGGTTCGTCGCACAGGGACGGGACAAGGGTGAAGATCCGTACTTCAGGCATGTGTACCGGATCAGCCTGGATGGAACAGGCGACACGGCCCTCACGCCGGATTCCGGTGACCACGTCGTGCAGTTGTCGCCATCGGGGCGTTACCTGATTGACACGGTCTCAACTCCCGAACGCGAGCCGGCGGTGAGTCTGCGCGACGACAGCGGCAAGCGCATCATCATGCCGATCGAGAAGGCGGACATCTCAAAGCTGCTGGCGATCGGCTGGAAGCCGCCCATCCCCATCAAGATGACGGCGCACGACGGCACGACGGACATCTACGGGCTGCTCTTCCGGCCGGCCAGCTTCGATCCCACGAAGAAGTATTCCATCGTCAACAACGTCTATCCCGGGCCGCAGACCGGAAGCACAGGCAGCCGCGCATTCTCCGCCGCGAGAGGCGACCGCCAGGCCCTCGCCGAACTGGGCTTCATCGTGGTCACAATTGACGGGATGGGCACGCCGGGCCGATCCAAGGCCTTCCAGGACGCGTATTACGGCGCGATGGGGCGCGACAACACGATTCCGGATCAGATCGCCGGGATGACCCAGTTGGCGAAGCAGTATCCGTGGATCGATCTCGATCGTGCCGGCATCTGGGGACATTCCGGAGGCGGGTTTGCGACCACCACAGCGATGTTCCGCTTCCCTGATTTCTTCAAAGCGGGTATCGCGGAATCGGGCAATCACGACCAGCGCCTCAACGAGGACGACTGGGGCGAGCGCTACCAGGGCCTCGTGGTCCGCAACCCTGACGGCACCGACAACTACGACGCCGAGGCGAACCAGAACTTCGCGAAGAACCTGAAGGGGCACCTGCTGCTGGCCCACGGCACGATGGACACCAACGTGCCGCCGTATCAGACGATGCTCATCGTGGATGCGCTCATCAAGGCCAATAAGGACTTCGACCTGCTGATGCTGCCGAACCAGAACCACGGGTACGGCAGTGCGTCAGCGTACATGATGCGTCGGCGATGGGACTACTTCGTCACGTGGCTCCGCGGCACCGAGCCGCCGAAGGAGTACCGGATGCAGGCCCAGGCCCAGGCCCAGGCGCAAGCGCCGACGCCAACAGCGCCACAATCGCCGCCACCACTCGCCGCCCCGACTCGCGCCGACATTCTCCGAGGCGAATACGGGCCGTATCGCGCCAACAACGATTTGCTGTCATATAGCCTGGACGTGCGCGTCGATCCGGAGAAGAAGTTGATCAGCGGGAAGAACACGATCCGGTTCCGGATGCTCCGCGACGACACACGCATCCAGCTGGACCTCGTTGCCAATCTGAACGTCGACAAGATCCTGCTCGGCAACGTCGAACTCAAGTATCAGCGGGAGATCAACGCCATCTTCGTGGACTTCCCGGAGACGCTCAGGAAGGGCCGGGTCTACGCGGTCAACTTCCACTACTCCGGTTCGCCGATCGAAACGGGGCGCTTTGGCGGCTTCACGTTCCGGAAGGACCCGGCGGGCCGCCACTGGATCAACACGTCGTGCCAGGGCCCCGGTGCGAGCGTCTGGTGGCCCAATAAGGATCAGCAGCGCGACGAAGTGGAAAACATGCGGCTCAGCGTGTCGGTGCCAACGGATCTGGTGGATGTGTCCAATGGCCAGTTTCTGGGCAAGACCGATCTGGGCGATGGCTACACGCGCTACGACTGGCAAATCCATTACCCCATCAACAGCTACAGCGTGTCGCTCAACATCGGTGCGTACGTGCACTTCAGCGACGCGATTAGCGGCCTTCGGCTCGACTTCTACGCGCTGCCGGAGGATCTTGACAAGGCGAAGCGCCAGTTTGCGCAGGCGAAGGGGATGCTGGAAGCCTTCCAGAAGTACGTCGGCCCGTATCCGTTCCCCCGGGACGGCTACAAGCTGATTCAGGTGCCCTACTCAGGCATGGAGCATCAGAGCGCCGTCACCTACGGCAACCATTTCGCAAACGGCTATCTCGAGCGAGACTGGACGGGCGTTGGCATCAGCACGAAATTCGACTTCATCATCATTCACGAAAGCGCGCACGAGTGGTTCGGCAACAGCGTCACGGCTGCCGACGTCTGCGACGAGTGGATCCACGAGGGCTGGGGAACCTACCTCGAAGGCGTGTACGTGGAACACCTGTTCGGCAAGGCGGACGCCCTGAAGTATCTGAACGGCTACAAGACGAAGGTCAGAAACCGCGAACCGATCATCACGACGTGCGGCATCAGCAGAACGCCTCCCCAGGACATGTACTTCAAGGGCGCGCTCTTCATCAACACCCTGCGCAGCCTGGTCGATGATGATCGCCGGTGGTGGAACCTCGTGCGCGGGTTCTACTCCCGCTTCAAGTATCAGAACATCACGACGGGAGATGTCGTCACCTATTTCAACGCGAACACCGGCCGCAACTTGACGCCGATCTTCGACCAGTACCTGCGGCGCACCGAGTTGCCGACACTGGAGTTGCAATTCGACGAACCCGCTGGCACCGTGTCGTATCGGTGGAAAGCCGACGAAAAGGCATTCGCGATGCCCGTGAAGGTCGGCCGGAAGGACGCGTGGCAGGTCATCACGCCGACGACCGAGTGGAAGACGATCGCCCTGGGGATGAAGGTGGCGGAGTTCGACGTCGCGACCGATCTGTACTACATCAATGTCTCCCGAAAGTGA